In Puniceicoccaceae bacterium, the sequence GACGGGAAAAGGAAGTGCGCGAATTCTGTCGGAAGTCACACCTTTCCCTTAACGCCTTCCGCTCTATTGAATGCCAGATCATGGATTGGGCGGACGATACGGCGTATTCGATCAACGACATCATCGATTCGATTCAGGCGGGCTACCTCAATCCGCAGCGCATCGAACGTTGGGCAGAGGTGCAGCAGCTGGATGCGGACGAGCAGGCTGCGCTCGAAGAGTTGCTCGGGGTGATCGTGAGACAGCGGCATGAATCGTTTCTCAATACACAAATTGGTAAGTTCATCCATGCGGTGCGTCTGGTGGAGACGCACAACCCGATGCGGGATCTCAGCAATCGCTATCGCTTCGAGCTGGAAGTGGATGCGCTGCGTCAGAAAACCGCGAGGCTCTACAAGCGCATTGCAGTGGATTTGATCTTTCGCTCACCCCAGATCCATCGCATTGAGTACAAGGGAGGATTGATTCTGGAACAGTTGTTCAACGCATTGGTCGACAACTACATTCACAGTCCTGGCGCTGACCGCCTCAATTTGATCCCGGCTCCGTTTGGAGAGCAGATTCGCAAAGCGGACGATGAGACTGAGGCGATGCGTATTCTGTGTGACAGTGTTGCGGACATGACAGATGCACTGGCGATTCGAACTTACAAGCAGCTGTTTGATCCGGATTTTGGATCGATTCTGGATATCGTGTGAAACACGTTGTGCAGGATCGCAAGGGTGACCCAGGCAGGAATTCTACGGTTCCCGACGGTGTGTTTGGGATCGATCCGGTTCTTCGTCACGCACCTCGGTGAGTGTGGCGGCGATGATGCCACTGGGAACCGCGACAATCGCAAGTCCGATGGACAGGATGAAAAAGGTGAAAATCTTGCCTCCTGTGGTGATCGGATAAACATCCCCGTATCCCACAGTGGTGAGCGTGGCGACAGCCCACCAGAACGATTCCGGAATGCTGCTAAACTTGTCGGGTTGGGCGGTGGATTCGAAAAAGTAGATTCCCACAGATGAGAGATAGATCACAATGATGGCAGTGATCCCAAAGAGGATGAGTTCTTCCCTCGCCCGACGAAATGCTCGTCGGTAGCGCAGCAGTGCGTTGTTGTAGCGCGCGAGTTTGAGCACGCGAAAGATGCGCAGCAGGCGAAAGGCCCTAAGTCCGCGCAGGTCGATTCCCAGAGAGAGGTAAAAGGGCAGAATGGCGAGCAGATCGATGATGCCAAAAAATGTGAAGAGGTAGCGAAAGCCCAATTTGGAGAAGCCGATGCGCAGCAATAGCTCGATGGTGAAAATCGCAACACAGGCATATTCAAGCCAGTGCAGGAGCCGGTAAACCTGCGGACTCAGTCCGGGAACTGTTTCGAACGTGATGCCCAGAATGGAAACGACAATGGCGAACTGAATGAACCAATCGAAGTATTTTCCCGAGCGGGTTTGGGATTCATCGACGAGGTTTCGAAGCTTCATGGTTTGCTGGAAATGTGATCCGTATGCGGGAGCGTAGCGGTGCGATCCTCTTCATCAGGTTTGTGAAGCAACCGGGTGAATTTGCGCCCTCAGGATGTGCGTTTGCGCCCCATCCAGAAGGGAACGGTGGCAAACCAGACCAGTGTGCCAGCGAGCATGAGATTGGACATGGTGGGTTTTTCGATGGAACCCGCGAGGTAGAATATGGGCGGGACCACAACGAGTAGCAGGGCAAGATAAGAAAGTAGTTTGAGCAGTGTTTTCATGGTGTTTGGGTTGAGGGTGGATTCAGGCAACAACGGTTGCGGCGGTGCGATGTTGGCGCTGGATCAGAGCGCTGCACACAAGGTAGAGCAGGGCGGCAACAAACCATCCCGGCAAGCTGACAAAATACAGTCCAATCACGCCCTTGAGCACGAGGGTCACGCAGATCAACAGGGTAAGGATCCAGGCAATACCGGCTGCCCAGTTGAAGGAGATGCCCGAAACTTCTGCAAAGTAAGATTGCAGACGAAATTTGCGCATCAACCAGAAATCGCAGAAAATCACGGCTCCCATGGGCATGAGCACCAAACCGTAAATGGCGACAAATCCGAGCAGTTTCATGGCAATCGCCGGAAACATGCCCGCTGTTGCTGCGATCATACCAATGGCAAACGTGACCTTGAATCGTGAGACTTTGGGCAATACTGCTTGGAAAGCGAGGCCAGCACGGTAGATGGTGGGGTTGGCGGTGGTCCAACCTGCAATGATCACGCAAAGTAGTCCTGCGATACCGCAGGCATTGGAGGCCATGGGACCGGGCAGCACATCTGTGTGCGAGGGATTGAGGTGCAGCTGCAGGGCAAAGAGAATGGATGCAGAGATCCAGGCAACAAAATGTCCGAGATACATGCCAGTGGCGGAGGCGAGGCCATGCCAGGATTTTTTGGCGAATCGAAAGATGGAGAGATCCGACATGCCCACATGCATGGCCATGTTGCAGAACCAGGCGAAAAACAGCACGTGCCAGAATGTGAATTTCACCTGTCCCGGAAGCGGGTCGCCTCCTTTCCAGATCGCGGTTTGGGCAAGGTTCACCAGATCATCCCAGCTCGAAATCTGGGTTTGAGTGGCCAACATGAAATCCTTGAGTCCGATCAGTCCGAAGGCGATGAAGACCAGGACCATCCAGGGTGCGGCCCAATTGGCAAAACGAGCGAGATACTGGTAACCGTTGGCTGCGACCCACGCAATGACTGCGCCCACGCCCAATACCGTAATCACCCAACCCATGCTGTTGGGCGCCCAGTCGTTCAGACCCGGCATTCGGAAACCAAACCACACGCCGAAGGCGGTGGAGGAGACTGTGACCATCGCTCCGGCGAGGAAGCAGAACATCACGCCGTTGGCCAGATTGTACAGCAGGACCAATTTGGAGCCGCAGATTTTTTCAAGTTGATAGTAGAGCGTCAGCCTGGCACGCGTGGCGATGGGAGCGGTGAGCAGAGTCCAGCTCAGCACGGCTAGCAGATTTCCCAGAAGCAGGCCCATGACCAGGTCGAATGCGCTGACTCCAGCAGCGACAAATAGCGGACCCAGCGTCAGCTCAGTGCCAGCTGTATGTTCCCCAGCATACTGGCCGACGAAATTCTTGAATCCCAGACGGTGGGAAGAGGGCACGGGTTCGCGTTCGAATTCAGCGTGATGGGCAGGGGGCGTTTGGGAATCACTCATGGGTTGCAACAGATCAGAATCGAAGGGTTAGGCAAAATCGAGCTTCTGGGTAAGGCTAGGGTTCCGGGGTTTGGGGTTGAAACTCCATTTGCAGGATGCATGCAAACGGGTTTGATCCGGCAAATCAAAACTTTTGTGGAAAGTTGGAAGGGGAAAGGAGAAAGTCGAAAGTTGAAAGTCCGAGTGGAAAGTTGGAGTTGAGCGTCCCTACCTTAAGGTAGGATCTGGAGTCTGCGCGATAGAGGACTTGAAACTTCAACTTGCCACTTCAACTTCCAAAGTGGCAGCCCGGTAGGGACTCGAACCCCAACAAGCAGTGCCAGAAACTGCTGTGCTACCATTACACCACCGGGCTTTGTTCAGGTTCTGAAACGACCTAAAGGAGCATCGAAACAAATTGCATTTGGGAATTCAATCGGAATTTGCGGGAAGCCGACTGTTTTTTCCGGGCATGCACTGTATGGGGAAAATCTGTCCGAATAGACGTTGCACTGAGCGGTTGAATGAGTTAGCGTGCGCGCGTTTTGTCTTCGTCCCCTGTTGGGGATGAGACATCTAATCCTTCTATTCGTCAACACCACCAAACCTATGAGCAATTGTTTCTTCTATGCGTTTGCAACTTCCGTTGTGAGTTTCATCTACACCCTCATCCTCTTCTTCCTTGGATTTCACGGAGAAAAAATGGAGCAGGGTCAACTCCTCGCATGGGGTGGTCTGGTCATTTTGGCTGTAGGGCTATTCCTTGCCGTTCGTGCTGCCAAGGCTGAGAAAGTGGAGGCTGGCGAAGGATTTTCGTATGGAAATGGATTTTCCACGGCCTTTCTGACTAGTGTCTTTGTGGCGGTATTTTCAGCGATCCTGGCATTTGTTTATGCTTCCTACATCAACCCTGAAATGGCGGACCATGCCTGGCGCATTCAGGAGCAGGCGATGATCGAACAGGGAATGTCGGATGAACAGATTGGACAGGTTGAAGGTTTTACCCGGACCATCATGAAACCTGGTCTTCAGGCCGTTTTTGGTTTTTTTGGCAGCTTGGTTACAGGCCTCATTCTCAGCCTGATCATTGCGATTTTCACCCGCAAGAAGGTCGAAGACGACCTGGGAACAAATCCGGCGGGCTGATGCTCACAAGCGTCGGTTGCGAGCACAGGCTGCCCTCGTGTTTGCAATCGACTCTGCTTGCGTGAAATGGGTTTGCACTGAATTCACGCATGATCGCTTTCCTTCTGTCCTCGCAAGTTTTCGCTCGTTTTCGGATGCGAACGTGTCATGCTGCGTCGTTTTGCTCAAAGCGAAGCTATGGAAAAGGGGACTCAATATCGCAACATCGCCATCATCGCCCACGTGGATCATGGCAAAACTACGCTGGTGGATGAACTGCTCAAGCAGAGCGGCACTTTTCGCAGCAATCAGGTCGTCAACGAGCGTGTGATGGACTCCATGGATCTGGAGCGTGAAAAAGGGATCACGATCAAGGCGAAAAACACCTCGGTTCATTGGCGGGACTACGTCATCAATATTGTCGACACACCCGGACACGCGGATTTCGGTGCGGAAGTGGAGCGTGTGATGAAAATGGTGGATGGTGTGCTCATACTGGTCGACGCCTACGAGGGACCTCAGGCGCAGACTCGTTTTGTGCTGAAGAAGGCCCTTGAAAATCATCTCAAGCCCATCGTGGTGATCAATAAGATTGACCGTGAGAACAGCCAGCCCATGCAGGTGCACGACGATGTGCTGGAGCTTTTTCTGGAGCTTGAAGCGACTGAAGATCAGTTTGGTGCACCCTTTGTGTATGGAAGTGCTCGGGATGGGTATATGGTGAACGAACCGGGAGATGAGCCACATGGCATGGAACCCCTGTTTGAGGCAATTGTTAAACACGTTCCACCTCCGGAAGTGGAGCAGGGTGCCTTTCGCATGCTGGTCTCCAATATTGACTGGGATAATTTTGTGGGTCGTGTGGGTGTGGGGCGCGTGCTCAGTGGTTCTGTGAAAGTGGGGGACTCCCTCACTGTGATTTCCAAAAAGCACGGGCGTTCACGGGTCAAAGTGACCAAGGTTTTTGAGTATTCGGGGGTTTCTACCCAGGATTCGGCAAGTGGCGAGGCGG encodes:
- the dgt gene encoding dGTP triphosphohydrolase, whose amino-acid sequence is MDNTFYQAFDTDRRQEPSSNPQFDEIRSAFQIDRDRIVFSYAFRRLQSKTQVFQSGEFDFYRTRLTHSIEVAKIARSIADLLNRSAPELNDEFHIDTDLVEAIGMAHDLGHPPFGHIGERKLNFLMQEHGGFEGNAQTLRILTRLFYARKDGSKGMNPSRALLDGILKYKVLQMEKVRGREQGGYEYPEHHFLYNEDRPWLEFALGGREKEVREFCRKSHLSLNAFRSIECQIMDWADDTAYSINDIIDSIQAGYLNPQRIERWAEVQQLDADEQAALEELLGVIVRQRHESFLNTQIGKFIHAVRLVETHNPMRDLSNRYRFELEVDALRQKTARLYKRIAVDLIFRSPQIHRIEYKGGLILEQLFNALVDNYIHSPGADRLNLIPAPFGEQIRKADDETEAMRILCDSVADMTDALAIRTYKQLFDPDFGSILDIV
- a CDS encoding ion transporter, whose amino-acid sequence is MKLRNLVDESQTRSGKYFDWFIQFAIVVSILGITFETVPGLSPQVYRLLHWLEYACVAIFTIELLLRIGFSKLGFRYLFTFFGIIDLLAILPFYLSLGIDLRGLRAFRLLRIFRVLKLARYNNALLRYRRAFRRAREELILFGITAIIVIYLSSVGIYFFESTAQPDKFSSIPESFWWAVATLTTVGYGDVYPITTGGKIFTFFILSIGLAIVAVPSGIIAATLTEVRDEEPDRSQTHRREP
- a CDS encoding DUF4199 domain-containing protein encodes the protein MSNCFFYAFATSVVSFIYTLILFFLGFHGEKMEQGQLLAWGGLVILAVGLFLAVRAAKAEKVEAGEGFSYGNGFSTAFLTSVFVAVFSAILAFVYASYINPEMADHAWRIQEQAMIEQGMSDEQIGQVEGFTRTIMKPGLQAVFGFFGSLVTGLILSLIIAIFTRKKVEDDLGTNPAG